A genomic stretch from Nitrospirota bacterium includes:
- a CDS encoding HIT domain-containing protein: MKRLWAPWRMEYILDDHKLDTCLFCHISQAKKINDKKNLILYRSAHCFVMLNKYPYNSGHLMVVPYFHTPSFDGLSDEALFDLIKTIDRSVNVLKKALNPDGFNLGLNFGKVAGAGMGSHMHKHIIPRWTGDTDTMPLISETRVMPEHLMATYAKLSKAFKK; the protein is encoded by the coding sequence ATGAAAAGACTTTGGGCGCCGTGGAGAATGGAATATATACTTGATGATCATAAACTTGACACCTGCCTTTTTTGTCATATATCACAGGCAAAAAAGATCAATGATAAAAAGAACCTGATCTTATACAGGAGCGCGCACTGCTTTGTCATGCTCAATAAATATCCCTACAACAGCGGCCACCTCATGGTCGTCCCATATTTTCATACGCCGTCTTTTGACGGGCTTTCTGATGAGGCCCTCTTTGACCTGATAAAGACGATTGACAGGTCTGTGAATGTCCTGAAGAAGGCGCTCAATCCTGACGGCTTTAACCTCGGCCTCAACTTCGGCAAGGTCGCGGGGGCAGGCATGGGCTCGCACATGCACAAGCACATCATCCCGCGCTGGACAGGCGACACAGACACCATGCCTCTCATATCAGAGACAAGGGTCATGCCCGAGCACCTGATGGCGACCTATGCAAAGCTGAGTAAGGCATTTAAAAAGTAG
- a CDS encoding M48 family metallopeptidase, whose amino-acid sequence MQINISEIKRSRRKSIAVEVRHDASVIVRAPGWVSQKAINNFVESKSAWIINKQKEAGERVSKSPKRNFADGEEFFYLGDKYNLRVIDDQDEPLKLDGCFMMSNKHRTRAREIFTDWYRDEAARIILKRAELISGMSGREYKKMKITSARRRWGSCTTKGNINFSLFLVMAPLRVIDYVVAHEISHLSELNHSPKFWDKVGSLMPDFKEQKVWLRENGHLLVI is encoded by the coding sequence ATGCAGATCAATATCTCTGAGATTAAAAGATCACGAAGAAAGTCCATTGCGGTAGAGGTGCGCCATGATGCTTCAGTCATAGTGCGCGCTCCCGGCTGGGTTTCTCAAAAGGCAATTAATAATTTTGTCGAGTCAAAGAGCGCATGGATAATTAATAAACAGAAAGAGGCAGGAGAAAGGGTCTCTAAATCGCCCAAGCGTAATTTTGCTGACGGTGAGGAGTTTTTTTATCTTGGCGATAAATATAATTTGAGAGTGATAGATGATCAGGATGAGCCGCTGAAGCTGGACGGATGCTTCATGATGTCAAATAAACATCGTACACGCGCTAGAGAGATATTTACAGACTGGTACAGGGATGAGGCAGCCCGGATAATTTTAAAGAGGGCTGAGCTGATCTCAGGCATGTCAGGCCGTGAATATAAAAAGATGAAGATAACATCTGCAAGGAGACGCTGGGGTTCTTGTACTACAAAGGGAAATATTAACTTCAGCCTTTTTCTTGTGATGGCGCCGCTGAGGGTCATAGACTATGTTGTTGCTCATGAGATATCACACCTGTCTGAGCTAAACCACTCTCCGAAATTCTGGGACAAGGTCGGGTCATTGATGCCTGATTTCAAGGAGCAGAAGGTCTGGCTCAGAGAGAACGGGCACCTGCTCGTCATATAG
- the mutS gene encoding DNA mismatch repair protein MutS, with the protein MSELTPLMKQYQQVKRNHPDAILFFRLGDFYEMFGQDAVIASKILQITLTARSAGKDAKMPMCGIPHFAADNYIAKLINAGHKVAVCEQVEDAKDAKGIVNREVVKVITPGTFHADNPKENNYILSFFQKESIFGIAVADITTGEFFLYETFDNLEDEINRFQPKEVLYPLGLKDSATVGTSLDDYYLTPYDDWYFDYIEAYRKLLKHLNVASLEGYGCEGMIVAISAAGALMNYLEETQKDAVSFSKLSVLRRDSCMLLDAATQRNLEITKNMKSGDIEGSLLGVLDETLTPMGGRLLRTWIVNPLLSPDEIKMRQGAVGALLESGAKLSQIHNLLDRTADIERIASKINNESANARDLTALKSSLKSFPELKEVIGSISNKRMAVLSANIDELGELMSLIDNAINEDAPMSMRDGGLIKHGYNAGIDELREISGSVKDFIVTLQKSEREKTGISSLKVGFNRIFGYFIEVTNTNLPQVPEHYIRKQTLVGGERFITPELKEYETKILGAEERLKVLEYDLFVEIRNEAAKEVARLQKSSSAIAELDVLYSLARVAKKYSYECPVVDEGDRIEITDGRHPVIERLASDERFVPNDVLLDNGANNVLIITGPNMAGKSTYMRQVALIVLMAQMGSYVPAASARIGVVDRIFTRIGASDVITKGQSTFMLEMLETANILNNATDKSLIILDEVGRGTSTFDGISIAWAVVEYIANRLHSRTLFATHYNELTELSIVLDGIKNLNVAVKEWGEEIIFLRKIEEGPADKSYGIQVARLAGLPQDAITRAKEILSNLEKSELNELGAPKLAYSSDADRSKKSSVGQLDLFTTQADPVMKEILGLDVMSMTPIDALNKLYEIKRRLSDKG; encoded by the coding sequence ATGTCTGAACTTACCCCTTTAATGAAACAATATCAGCAGGTCAAGCGCAATCATCCTGACGCGATATTATTCTTCCGCCTCGGGGATTTCTATGAGATGTTCGGCCAGGACGCTGTCATAGCATCAAAGATACTTCAGATAACCCTCACCGCCAGAAGCGCGGGCAAGGACGCTAAGATGCCGATGTGCGGCATTCCTCACTTCGCGGCTGACAATTACATAGCAAAGCTGATCAATGCAGGCCATAAGGTCGCTGTATGCGAGCAGGTCGAGGATGCCAAGGACGCAAAGGGTATCGTGAACAGAGAGGTTGTAAAGGTCATCACTCCGGGGACATTTCATGCTGATAATCCGAAAGAGAACAATTATATCCTGTCATTCTTTCAAAAAGAGAGCATCTTCGGCATAGCAGTCGCTGACATCACAACAGGCGAGTTCTTTCTTTATGAGACCTTTGACAATCTGGAAGATGAGATAAACAGGTTCCAGCCGAAGGAAGTGCTTTATCCTCTGGGCTTAAAGGACAGCGCAACTGTAGGAACCAGCCTTGATGATTACTACCTCACGCCTTACGATGACTGGTACTTTGATTATATAGAGGCGTACAGGAAGCTCCTGAAACATTTGAATGTGGCATCTCTTGAAGGCTACGGATGCGAGGGTATGATCGTTGCAATATCAGCAGCCGGCGCACTGATGAACTACCTTGAGGAGACACAGAAGGATGCTGTCTCATTCAGTAAATTAAGCGTGCTGAGACGCGACTCATGTATGCTGCTTGATGCAGCAACGCAGAGGAACCTTGAAATAACAAAAAATATGAAGAGCGGTGACATTGAGGGCAGCCTGTTAGGCGTGCTTGACGAGACGCTCACTCCGATGGGAGGCAGGCTCCTGAGGACATGGATCGTGAATCCGCTTCTCAGCCCTGATGAGATAAAGATGAGGCAGGGTGCTGTCGGCGCGCTTTTAGAAAGCGGGGCGAAGCTTTCTCAGATACATAATCTTCTTGACAGAACAGCGGACATCGAGAGGATAGCTTCCAAAATAAATAATGAAAGCGCCAATGCGCGCGACCTTACTGCGCTGAAGTCTTCTCTGAAGAGTTTTCCCGAACTGAAGGAAGTTATCGGCAGTATCAGCAATAAGAGAATGGCGGTTCTTTCAGCAAACATTGATGAACTCGGTGAGCTGATGTCATTGATCGATAATGCCATTAATGAAGACGCGCCAATGAGCATGAGGGACGGCGGGCTTATCAAGCACGGCTATAACGCCGGCATAGATGAACTGCGGGAAATAAGCGGAAGCGTCAAGGATTTTATCGTAACGCTTCAGAAGAGCGAGAGGGAGAAGACCGGCATCTCATCTCTCAAGGTGGGCTTTAACAGGATATTCGGCTACTTCATAGAGGTCACAAATACAAACCTCCCGCAGGTTCCTGAACACTATATAAGAAAGCAGACGCTGGTTGGCGGCGAGAGGTTCATAACGCCTGAGCTGAAGGAGTATGAGACAAAGATTTTAGGCGCTGAAGAGAGGCTCAAGGTGCTGGAGTATGACCTCTTTGTTGAGATAAGGAATGAGGCTGCGAAAGAGGTAGCCCGGCTTCAGAAGAGCTCTTCAGCCATAGCCGAGCTTGATGTGCTTTACTCTCTGGCGCGTGTTGCCAAAAAATACAGCTATGAGTGTCCCGTTGTTGATGAAGGCGACAGGATAGAGATAACTGACGGCAGGCATCCTGTGATCGAAAGGCTCGCGTCTGATGAGAGGTTTGTTCCCAATGACGTACTGCTTGATAACGGCGCGAACAATGTTCTGATAATAACCGGCCCGAACATGGCTGGCAAGTCAACATATATGAGGCAGGTGGCGCTCATAGTGCTTATGGCGCAGATGGGCAGCTATGTCCCTGCCGCTTCAGCAAGGATAGGCGTTGTTGACAGGATATTCACGAGGATAGGCGCATCTGATGTGATAACAAAAGGCCAGAGCACATTCATGCTTGAGATGCTTGAGACCGCTAACATACTCAATAACGCGACTGACAAAAGCCTTATCATCCTCGATGAGGTCGGCAGGGGAACGAGCACATTTGACGGCATAAGCATCGCGTGGGCTGTTGTTGAGTACATAGCGAACAGGCTTCATTCAAGAACTCTCTTTGCGACGCATTACAATGAACTCACGGAACTCTCTATAGTTTTAGACGGGATAAAGAACCTCAATGTCGCAGTAAAAGAGTGGGGCGAAGAGATAATCTTTTTGAGAAAAATAGAAGAAGGCCCGGCTGACAAGAGCTACGGCATACAGGTAGCGAGGCTTGCGGGGCTTCCGCAAGATGCTATTACAAGGGCGAAAGAGATACTCTCAAACCTTGAGAAGTCGGAGCTGAACGAACTCGGCGCGCCGAAGCTCGCATATTCATCTGACGCTGATCGCTCTAAAAAAAGTTCCGTCGGACAGCTTGACCTCTTCACCACACAGGCAGACCCTGTAATGAAAGAAATACTCGGGCTTGACGTCATGAGCATGACGCCGATCGATGCGCTTAACAAGCTGTATGAGATAAAGAGAAGGCTTTCGGATAAGGGTTGA
- a CDS encoding PIN domain-containing protein yields the protein MRDKILIDTSVWIAYFKASDTALVERVDDLLTVAEICVPKVVIAELMQGAKSEQEVVVIGEFIGAFTILDQQNETWEKAGRLSFQMKRKGITVHLIDCYIAMITDEHRCRLFTLDKHFKDIKRFLKIELFG from the coding sequence GTGAGAGATAAGATACTGATTGACACTTCCGTCTGGATCGCCTACTTCAAGGCATCTGATACTGCATTGGTTGAGCGGGTGGACGATCTCCTGACTGTTGCAGAGATCTGTGTGCCGAAGGTGGTCATAGCCGAACTCATGCAGGGCGCCAAATCTGAGCAGGAAGTCGTGGTTATCGGGGAATTCATCGGCGCCTTCACGATTCTTGACCAGCAGAATGAAACATGGGAGAAAGCAGGAAGGCTTTCATTTCAGATGAAGAGAAAAGGCATTACAGTACATCTTATAGACTGTTATATTGCCATGATTACAGATGAACACCGATGCAGACTCTTCACTCTTGATAAACATTTCAAGGATATAAAACGTTTCCTTAAGATAGAACTATTCGGGTGA
- a CDS encoding UPF0175 family protein, whose product MKTLSINYPESVLATLNLSPETFEQEAKTALAVKLYELGRLTSGQASAMAGISRVAFLLGCPRYGANAVQWDQEELDAEFSDIE is encoded by the coding sequence ATGAAAACATTATCAATAAATTATCCTGAATCTGTCCTTGCCACCCTCAACCTTAGTCCTGAGACTTTTGAGCAGGAAGCTAAAACAGCGCTTGCAGTAAAACTGTATGAGTTAGGACGGTTGACCTCAGGTCAGGCATCTGCAATGGCCGGCATATCACGAGTTGCTTTTCTGCTTGGCTGTCCCCGCTATGGCGCAAACGCTGTTCAATGGGATCAGGAAGAGCTTGATGCCGAGTTTTCAGATATAGAGTAA
- a CDS encoding DUF3368 domain-containing protein: MTGRLISNTGPIIALALIDRLDILQTMFQQVIVPDAVHKELLDGGTSGHGLQSYGKASWIQVQSLSAPIDSLLQNVLDKGEASVIQLAREMRADYLLIDERKARKIARDIFGLRVIGTARVLVEAKKKGSLDNVGDALDKIRNSGYWIHDDIVQFALKKANEI; the protein is encoded by the coding sequence ATGACAGGCCGTCTGATATCAAATACCGGCCCTATTATCGCCCTCGCCCTCATTGACCGCCTTGATATTCTTCAGACAATGTTTCAGCAGGTTATTGTTCCTGATGCTGTTCATAAGGAATTACTCGATGGCGGGACTTCAGGTCATGGCCTTCAATCCTACGGGAAGGCATCATGGATTCAGGTTCAATCTTTATCTGCCCCGATAGATTCATTGCTGCAAAATGTTCTTGATAAGGGTGAGGCGTCAGTTATTCAGCTCGCCCGTGAGATGAGAGCAGATTATCTGCTCATAGATGAACGTAAAGCAAGAAAGATTGCCCGTGATATATTCGGTCTTCGGGTAATCGGCACAGCCCGTGTGCTTGTTGAAGCAAAGAAAAAGGGGAGCCTCGACAACGTTGGAGATGCTCTTGATAAAATTCGTAACAGCGGGTACTGGATACATGACGACATTGTCCAGTTTGCCTTAAAAAAAGCCAACGAGATATAG
- a CDS encoding valine--tRNA ligase — protein sequence MIDKRYNPEDVEKKWYKEWLEKGYFTAESKSDKPSYCIVIPPPNVTGSLHMGHALDITLQDIMIRWKRMSGFNTLWLPGTDHAGIATQNVVEKDLVKHGTNRHALGREKFIEKVWEWKKLHGDRIISQLKGMGASCDWSRERFTLDAGLSKAVREVFIRLYEEGLIYRGEYLINWCPRCHTALSDLEVEHEDRQGKLYYIRYDLVGEEGHLVVATTRPETFLGDTAVAVNPDDARYMKLIGRKVRLPIIGREIIIIADEFVDSSFGTGAVKVTPAHDPNDFDMGQRHGLQFINILNGDGSMSQEAGPYKGQDRFECRKNVLKDLEAAGHLEMVKDHGHAIGHCYRCRTVVEPFLSKQWFVKIKPLAEEAIRSVKDGSVKIIPSGWENSYFDWMENIKDWCISRQIWWGHRIPVWYCMDCNEVIVSADTPAQCKCGSAKLKQDEDVLDTWFSSALWPFSTLGWPDNTDDLNTFYPTDVLITGFDILFFWVARMIMMGNKFMGKEPFRHTYIHALIRDEEGKKMSKSKGNVVDPLELTGEFGTDAVRFTLAAYAAQGRDIKFSKKKVEGYRNFINKIWNVSRFISMNINDETVISPVKELNNLSLPSRWILSRVSAVSDEVNRLLDEYRFNDSAGILYQFVWHELCDWYVEMIKPELYSDDIESKNSAVSVLVHTFEATLRLMHPIMPFLTEELWQDLSVKNKKESICISSYPATGDGIPDTEAERKMKVIMDAVTGIRNIRGELNLSPNLQLTAMIRTMEGAKAVIDENITYITKLAKADIETGDDIVSPEGAATSIRPSMEIYVPLKGLFDIDAEIGRLSKEMAKVQESLAFIDKKLSNEGFVRKAPDAVVEENKANHAELKNKIDLIKENINKLKELKKSDG from the coding sequence ATGATAGATAAAAGATATAACCCTGAAGATGTTGAAAAGAAGTGGTATAAGGAATGGCTTGAGAAGGGATACTTCACGGCCGAGTCAAAGAGCGACAAGCCGTCATATTGCATCGTCATTCCGCCGCCGAATGTCACCGGCTCTCTCCATATGGGCCATGCGCTTGATATAACGCTTCAGGACATAATGATAAGGTGGAAGCGCATGTCAGGCTTCAATACCCTCTGGCTTCCCGGCACTGACCACGCCGGCATCGCAACGCAGAATGTCGTTGAGAAAGACCTTGTGAAGCACGGCACTAACAGGCACGCGCTCGGGCGCGAGAAGTTCATTGAGAAAGTATGGGAGTGGAAGAAGCTTCACGGCGACAGGATAATCAGCCAGCTCAAGGGCATGGGCGCGTCATGCGACTGGAGCAGGGAGAGGTTTACCCTTGATGCAGGACTCTCAAAAGCTGTAAGGGAGGTCTTTATCAGGCTCTATGAAGAAGGCCTTATTTACAGGGGAGAGTATCTTATCAACTGGTGCCCGAGATGTCATACAGCGCTCTCTGACCTTGAGGTCGAGCACGAGGACAGGCAGGGGAAGCTCTATTACATAAGGTATGACCTCGTCGGGGAAGAAGGTCATCTTGTTGTAGCTACCACAAGGCCTGAGACATTCCTCGGCGATACCGCCGTAGCTGTTAATCCTGATGACGCACGGTATATGAAGCTCATCGGCAGAAAGGTGAGGCTTCCGATAATCGGCAGAGAGATAATTATCATAGCGGATGAGTTTGTTGATTCATCATTCGGCACAGGCGCGGTAAAGGTTACGCCTGCGCATGACCCGAATGACTTTGATATGGGACAGAGGCATGGCCTTCAGTTCATTAATATCCTCAACGGCGACGGCAGCATGTCTCAGGAGGCTGGCCCTTACAAGGGGCAGGACAGGTTTGAGTGCAGGAAGAATGTTCTCAAAGACCTTGAAGCCGCGGGCCATCTTGAGATGGTCAAGGATCACGGCCATGCGATAGGCCACTGCTACAGGTGCAGGACGGTTGTTGAGCCGTTTCTCTCAAAGCAGTGGTTCGTAAAGATAAAGCCTCTTGCTGAAGAAGCGATAAGGTCTGTTAAGGACGGCAGTGTAAAGATCATCCCTTCAGGCTGGGAGAACAGCTATTTCGACTGGATGGAGAATATCAAGGACTGGTGCATATCAAGGCAGATATGGTGGGGACACCGCATACCTGTCTGGTACTGCATGGACTGTAATGAGGTTATCGTATCAGCTGATACTCCTGCACAGTGTAAGTGCGGAAGCGCAAAGCTGAAGCAGGATGAGGATGTGCTTGATACATGGTTCTCGTCAGCGCTCTGGCCATTCTCAACACTCGGCTGGCCTGATAATACTGATGACCTTAATACATTTTATCCCACAGATGTTCTGATAACAGGTTTTGACATTCTCTTCTTCTGGGTAGCCCGCATGATCATGATGGGAAATAAGTTCATGGGCAAGGAGCCGTTCAGGCACACATACATCCACGCGCTCATCAGGGATGAAGAAGGCAAGAAGATGAGCAAGTCCAAGGGTAATGTTGTTGACCCTCTTGAACTGACAGGCGAATTCGGAACGGATGCGGTGCGCTTTACGCTTGCGGCATACGCAGCGCAGGGCAGGGATATAAAGTTCTCAAAGAAGAAGGTTGAAGGCTACAGAAACTTCATAAACAAGATATGGAATGTTTCGAGGTTCATATCGATGAACATCAATGATGAGACCGTCATATCGCCTGTTAAAGAACTAAATAACCTCAGCCTCCCGAGCAGGTGGATATTGAGCCGGGTCTCTGCTGTGAGCGATGAGGTGAACAGATTGCTTGACGAGTACAGGTTCAATGATTCAGCAGGCATACTTTATCAGTTCGTTTGGCATGAGCTTTGCGACTGGTATGTGGAGATGATAAAGCCTGAACTCTACAGTGATGATATCGAATCGAAGAACTCAGCGGTCAGTGTCCTTGTTCACACCTTTGAGGCAACTCTGAGGCTTATGCACCCGATCATGCCTTTTCTCACAGAGGAACTCTGGCAGGATTTGAGTGTGAAAAACAAGAAAGAGAGCATCTGCATCAGCAGTTATCCGGCAACCGGGGACGGCATCCCGGATACAGAGGCTGAAAGAAAGATGAAGGTGATAATGGATGCGGTCACAGGCATAAGGAATATAAGGGGCGAACTCAACCTCTCACCGAACCTTCAGCTTACGGCGATGATCAGGACTATGGAAGGCGCAAAGGCTGTGATAGATGAGAACATAACTTATATAACAAAACTTGCAAAGGCTGATATTGAGACCGGAGATGATATTGTATCGCCCGAAGGAGCGGCAACTTCAATAAGGCCGTCCATGGAGATATATGTCCCGCTCAAGGGCTTGTTTGATATTGATGCTGAGATAGGCAGGTTGAGTAAGGAGATGGCCAAGGTACAGGAATCATTGGCCTTTATTGATAAGAAGCTTTCGAATGAGGGATTTGTCAGAAAGGCGCCTGATGCAGTCGTTGAGGAAAATAAAGCTAACCACGCTGAACTAAAGAATAAAATAGATTTAATAAAAGAGAATATCAATAAACTTAAAGAGTTAAAGAAGTCTGATGGCTAA
- the nadC gene encoding carboxylating nicotinate-nucleotide diphosphorylase: protein MANGLKKNSDNIDVLIRNALNEDIGSGDVTTSAVIPEGHKTKAVFIAKENCIIAGLPFAKRTFELLDPGVKFSVIKKEGSRLKKGTAFAKVSGDTSSILMGERVALNLLQRMSGIATLTDRYVQAVKRHKARIVDTRKTAPGLRFFDKYAVRTGGGQNHRFGLFDAVLIKDNHIDAAGGVSRAVELARLNAGKSLKIEVETRNITEVRAALSAGADIIMLDNMPLHNMQKAVDLIRSKKPETIIEASGGINLENVNSVAAAGVDLISVGALTHSAHAADISMKVLPR, encoded by the coding sequence ATGGCTAATGGTTTAAAAAAGAATTCGGATAATATTGATGTTCTCATCAGGAACGCGCTTAATGAGGATATCGGCTCTGGTGATGTGACAACATCTGCTGTTATACCAGAAGGGCATAAAACAAAAGCTGTCTTTATCGCCAAGGAGAACTGTATAATCGCCGGGCTGCCTTTTGCTAAAAGGACGTTTGAACTATTAGATCCAGGTGTTAAGTTCAGCGTTATTAAAAAAGAAGGGAGCAGGCTGAAAAAGGGAACCGCATTTGCAAAGGTAAGCGGAGACACCTCGAGCATACTCATGGGTGAGCGTGTAGCTTTGAACCTTCTTCAGCGCATGTCAGGCATAGCCACGCTCACAGACAGGTATGTGCAAGCTGTGAAGCGGCACAAGGCCAGGATAGTGGATACCAGAAAGACAGCGCCGGGGCTGAGGTTCTTTGACAAATATGCCGTAAGGACAGGCGGAGGGCAGAATCACCGCTTCGGCCTCTTTGACGCCGTACTGATAAAGGACAATCATATCGATGCCGCCGGAGGAGTGAGCAGGGCGGTTGAGCTTGCGAGGCTGAATGCGGGCAAGTCATTAAAGATAGAGGTTGAAACAAGGAATATCACTGAAGTCAGGGCGGCATTATCAGCCGGGGCGGATATCATAATGCTTGATAATATGCCGCTCCATAATATGCAAAAAGCGGTAGATTTAATACGTTCAAAAAAACCTGAAACCATCATAGAAGCATCAGGCGGCATCAATTTAGAGAATGTAAATTCAGTGGCCGCAGCCGGTGTGGACCTCATATCAGTAGGCGCCCTCACTCATTCCGCGCATGCCGCTGACATTAGCATGAAGGTCCTGCCTCGTTGA
- a CDS encoding DUF177 domain-containing protein gives MKILVSDIPSEGLEKEFDIPISLEEGGIEKAVHVSMRVMKYGASVVVEGHAGMTATLSCSRCLEDFPYSMEVDFTDEYVPDTEIARASEHELGSDELDIGYYSNDEIDVKELIKEQMLLQVPIKLLCKPDCRGLCPKCGKDLNTGSCTCREEEVDPRLAKLSELKNRLK, from the coding sequence ATGAAGATCCTTGTATCTGACATACCTTCCGAAGGGTTGGAAAAAGAGTTTGATATTCCGATCTCTCTTGAGGAGGGCGGAATAGAGAAGGCCGTTCATGTAAGTATGAGGGTCATGAAGTACGGGGCCAGTGTCGTTGTCGAAGGGCATGCCGGCATGACGGCAACGCTGTCGTGCAGCCGCTGCCTGGAAGATTTCCCTTATTCCATGGAAGTGGATTTCACGGATGAGTATGTGCCTGATACCGAGATCGCCCGTGCCAGCGAGCATGAACTCGGCAGTGACGAACTGGATATCGGATATTACAGCAACGATGAAATAGATGTTAAAGAACTTATCAAGGAGCAGATGCTCCTGCAGGTTCCCATAAAGCTTTTATGCAAACCTGACTGCAGGGGGCTCTGCCCCAAATGCGGCAAAGACCTCAATACCGGGTCATGCACATGCAGAGAAGAGGAAGTTGACCCGAGATTAGCCAAGCTCAGCGAGCTGAAGAATAGATTAAAATAA
- the rpmF gene encoding 50S ribosomal protein L32, protein MPNPTSRHSKARRDKRRANWKLTLSSIALCPECQEPTLPHRVCQSCGKYKGKKIIEVVEKELA, encoded by the coding sequence ATGCCAAATCCAACATCCAGACACAGTAAAGCCAGAAGAGACAAAAGACGCGCCAACTGGAAGCTGACACTGTCCAGTATCGCTCTTTGTCCTGAATGCCAGGAGCCTACTCTCCCTCACAGGGTCTGTCAGAGCTGCGGTAAATACAAGGGCAAGAAAATAATTGAAGTAGTTGAAAAAGAACTTGCATGA
- the plsX gene encoding phosphate acyltransferase PlsX produces the protein MRISLDAMGGDHAPATTVQGAVEAVRECKDLTVLLVGDKDELGREIAKRKFSSERIIIKHASQVVGMGEPPMTAVRRKKDSSISVALELVRDGEADAMVSAGNSGVVMATALFKLGKIPGVDRPAIATIMPALKGNFFLLIDAGANVDCDPLNLYQFAIMGEAYMRKVFHIENPKVGLLGIGEEDAKGNELTKESFKLLKNSNFNFIGNVEGKEIYKGEADVVVCDGFVGNIALKISEGLAEAISKMLQHEISISLSGRIGYLFMKGVFAKFKKKTHYAEYGGAPLLGLNKPCIISHGRSSAKAIKNAIIVAAEYYNTGVSDLISQEFSSRISREEKLASAE, from the coding sequence ATGAGGATATCCCTTGACGCAATGGGCGGTGACCACGCCCCTGCCACAACAGTTCAGGGAGCAGTAGAGGCGGTCAGAGAGTGTAAAGACCTCACAGTGCTGCTTGTCGGCGACAAAGATGAACTGGGCAGAGAGATTGCGAAGAGAAAATTCAGTTCCGAACGGATAATCATCAAACACGCTTCGCAGGTCGTAGGAATGGGCGAACCCCCTATGACTGCGGTCAGGCGCAAAAAGGATTCATCGATCAGTGTCGCTCTTGAGCTTGTAAGGGACGGAGAGGCAGATGCCATGGTAAGCGCGGGTAATTCCGGAGTTGTCATGGCGACAGCGCTTTTCAAGCTTGGCAAGATCCCCGGAGTTGACAGGCCTGCAATTGCAACCATTATGCCCGCGTTAAAGGGAAATTTTTTTCTGCTTATCGATGCAGGCGCCAATGTTGACTGCGACCCTCTTAATCTTTACCAGTTTGCGATCATGGGTGAGGCTTATATGAGGAAGGTCTTTCATATAGAGAACCCGAAGGTCGGGCTGCTTGGTATCGGCGAAGAGGACGCAAAGGGGAACGAACTGACAAAAGAGTCTTTCAAGCTCCTGAAGAATTCAAATTTTAATTTTATCGGGAATGTAGAGGGCAAGGAGATATACAAGGGCGAGGCCGATGTTGTGGTATGCGACGGCTTTGTCGGCAATATAGCACTTAAGATAAGCGAAGGCCTTGCTGAGGCGATATCCAAGATGCTGCAGCACGAGATATCTATCAGCCTGTCAGGCAGGATAGGCTATCTTTTTATGAAAGGTGTATTTGCCAAATTCAAAAAGAAGACACACTATGCCGAATACGGCGGCGCCCCGCTATTGGGGCTGAACAAACCCTGCATCATCAGCCACGGCCGTTCAAGCGCCAAGGCTATAAAGAACGCGATAATAGTCGCGGCAGAATATTACAACACCGGCGTATCTGATCTCATATCACAAGAATTCAGTTCCAGGATCTCCAGGGAGGAGAAGCTTGCCTCTGCGGAGTAG